The genomic region ttgagttatttgcgaaaaaccttctaaaaacgaggttattttgttgaaaaattaacatattcacttgcaaataactcgaaaagtgttgatttggtgaaaaaactctatagaacaaaagttgcttaaaattagtcagtttatccatttcagaacttatcttggacatatattttttcacccccaaaatggggtgaaaatcacccccagggcaaaagcacacatcggcaccatatcacttttttctttgacatgttagctatgcgtatgccaaatgtcatgtcaatccaagcggttctttaaaatttacagcaaaaaccgtgaaagaatgtactataaagCCTAATCTTCAAAACATGAAATTTCAGTTTTGAGTTTTGGCAAAAAATAGGCTTTTGAAATATGTCTAAAAAATGCTGAATTTCAACTTTCACATTACAAACGATCTAAAATGTTTACAACTGCTTCTTTTTCGATTGCACAAGTACCTTTTTCGAAATCACACAACTTCAGTTACACATTTCACCCAACGCCTTCTTTGTGGAAGCATTTTCCGTGACGTGAGAACACTTTTGATGCAAAAGTTTAAATTCGGCGTTTTTTAGGCATATTTCAAATacctcatttttgttggcaaaactGTGAATCGAAATTTCATGTATagattttgaaaattattcttCACAAATGGAAATTCCACAATGATTTCAGTTGCGGCAAAATGCAAAAATTGCATACGAAAGCTACGCTCTGATCAAAAGATATAGAATTTTttcatataaatttttttaaattgatttcaCACGCGTAATTGACGTTCAAAATCGCCggtcgcttcaagcgttgtttGTGAGAGAACGATTCAATCTACACAAAAAgtgttataaacatttttgttcaaaattatctcagctacatttcttgtttgaaatattttttatacggCATATAGATTCTTGGTAAATAGATGTTTTCCGTTCATCCCCTACGAGGGGAGTTTTAAGGAGGAAGCCCGGCAGTAGGAGTGGCAAATTTTTGGGGGTTGCGAAATtgacattctcagcaaaatttAGCTTGTTCTTATAATTTTTAGAAGTTCGGTGGCATTTTCATCTCTGACGGCCGGAGTAATACTGAAGTGTGCAAAACTAATgtttctttttgtttgtttagACCACCAGATTGGGCAAATACATAAACGAATTAAGAAAGAAGACTACAAATGAAGCCTTATCAAAGAGAGCAAAAGAATTAGTTAAAAAATGGAGAAATGCCGTTTTACCTGAATCCAATGGTCAGTTAAAACAAAGCCCGCCTTTGCAACAACCCGTAATCCTGTCATCCGCCTTACCCGTAAGCCAGGAAGATGTAAATTTAAACCAGATAAAAGCGAAGAAACGACCAGCAAAGGAAGCACTAGACAATATAAACAGTAAGAGGATTAAGTTAAATGGAGGCATATCAGAGTTAGACTTTTCTGATAACTCCAATTCGAGTTTTAAAGATGTGATAGCTACTGTAAAAACGGAACCAAAACGTGATGTGATTATTATTAATTCAGATTCGAATTCTAGTATGCCAGAAAAACACGATCCGCCGTTAGATCAACAGTTGCCTAAGAAGAGAGGCAGGAAAAAAGGATCGAAGAACCACAGGTCTCTACTGGATGAGGCCGAAAGTTCCTTCACTAGCAAACTAGCCGTTTCGAGGGGAAATTCCAAAGTGAAAACCACCCAGGAGTTGGTCGCCAGTTTGCAGAGCAGGAATTCGAGTTCCGTATTAAATTCCTTGGTGAAACCTAAAGAAGATCTGACTGAGAAAGCAGCTAAGCTCACCGAACGCGTGTCTATAATTGACCAACAGCTGAACACCAATGCCAACAGAAATAAAAGCTCTCAACGCAACAAATTCAAATTCGAGAAGAACGAGAGGGTGATAGAATCTGGATCTGTGATCAACGATAAAAGCCTTCTGATTAAAAAAGAGGAGGAGGACGCCGTTGTAGTGGATGctgaagaggaagaagatgaagaCGAGGATCCGCACGAAGGTAAttcaatttatcaattttttttgtaatttattaaaaatcctttataaaaggtatgtATAAACTCCTAGACAAAATTAATTCACCATTCATATTTTTctcaataatctttatttattgataatttactgtacaagttgcctatggaccttgtttgacagtgacagttatgtaagctaataatagtcttgttttaacaataatttgtattaaacttcgttttagactaaaagcgagttaaacttttcataaaaagtgCCGATTAAAGCAAAGTGCTTGTGAGAAACAAGCTCTTTATTGTGATATTTTCCATCACATGCATGTTTGGAAGTTCAtttgcataaaaatcaaataaaaaaattaaccgCCAAAGAAATTTGTCAATGGAGGATGCAGTACGAGCATCGACTCTCCTAGATGAAGGATATTCAATGCGATACGTTACAGGTTTGTTAGGAAAACATCATTCCAGCATCATAGCATCCAGCATCCTTGCATTCGCAAGGTGAGACGATATAATGAAACAGGGTCGTACCATCGAAGACCAGGGCAAGGgcgaaaacgttgcactaatcaaATTGATGATCGTTTTTTGAGACAACGTGCTCTCAGAGATAGGAGAGTCACCAGCAATTTGCTAAAAAATGAACTAGCAGATGTTCGAAATGTCGCGAAATCGTCTTGAACAGTTAGAAGACGTTTACATGAAGCAGAATTGAGCAACAGGAGACCGGCCAAAAAACCCTTGCTTACCAGAGAACACAGGGTTCAGAGATTGAATTTTGCAAGATTGCATCAAAATTGGACCATCGATGATTGGAAACGAGTTCTTTTCTCCGATGAGACTAGAGTAGCCTAAAAGCTCCAAATGGTCGTGAGCGTGTCTGGCGAAGGCGAGGAGAAAGGTTTGCCAGCTGCAATATCTCTTCTAAAGTACCTTTTGGTGGCTATGAATGCCCAATATTACTTAGACAACATTATTGTCAAACATGTAATGCCTTTTGCTCCGTTTCTTGGacctaatttttttattcatGCAAGACAACGCTCGTCCTCATGTGGTTCGACAGGTTATTGGCTACCTAAATGATGTTGATATTCCATTATTAGAGTGGCCACCTAACAGTCCGGACATGAATCCTATAGAGCATCTATGGGACTATCTCAAAAAAAAAGATTCGAAGTCGTAGACCCCCTATTGCCAATCACAACCAACTCATTGAGGCCGTTATTGAAGAATGGGAGAATATTCCGcaagcttttgttgaacatttgataTCAAGCATGCCTCGACGCATAAATGCAATCATAAGaagtatgctttttctcatgaacatttttcagtgcgtcacagtttttcgatttctttctaacacattaaattgtatatgagaGAAAAAAAGGCATGTcagtgattactttggtaattattctagttcggtgattattctagttgtcgatagatggcgctataatagaaaaaaatttatttactaattatataatatatctacgaatataatctgtacaatttataagactatacaaatcaaagaaaataccattttataaatgcaataaagacaattgatttgtttttatgcccaattgcaaataaaatttgacaactgtcagatttaactaaaatgtcatgttagaataaatgttataaatgtatattatcacggaattacctttttttctatcatttgtgacgtactgaaaaatcctcatgaaaagaaccatagaggagggcctacacggtattagtgttgacccaggtgcattttattgtgttactttactgattttttttctttttgcaatttggagttatgctagcttatttacgcatttccggcaaaaacaaatttttaaagaaacaataaggcaaattaaggtcatgataaagtcatgttggacttatttgtaggtgtttattatttcaatgtaagttagttttattttgtgttcatattgtaaatatttaaattaattaaagtggtgcgttaattttgtccaagagtttatttatattaaaatagAACCTCTCGGACCACATGACAGAACGTTTTTGGAATGGCAATGCCATCATCAGTGCTGCTTACGAGGTATACATGCTTGAGTCAccaaaaatatctgggtaaaaactcTTTGAATGGTATAAAGATATAAAGTTACATTGTTGTATTTAATATTATGTGATGTTTGAAATTTTCCCTGATTTTACATCACGGCAACACAGAACTAACTATGTGGGTTGCTGGCCCTGAGGGGTAACCTCACTAAGAGTTGCTATTTAGAGTTCAATTCTTCTCTAGGTCCCGCGTGTCCGCTTCAAAGGGATTTGAGACCGCTGCTCTAAATAATTCGTTAttactacatccaaaccattccctaaggttcttcagcctcTTTCCTATGatcctatggatctttttcccTGGATTTTTTCTTGTATAATGCCCTGGAGTATTAAGTATTTatctcctctcatcacatgtcccatatatgtcagttttcttctcttaattccAGAAGAGGTTTCTAACAAACTCTTGAGGTTTAGGTAGCATTCACTGAATGTCTTCTATTCTCttttacaaatattttgcaaCAATATGTTTAATGTTCAAGCTGTTACAGTGACGAACGATTTTTGATCAATGCCATACAGTTGTGGCTATGTTGATTAATATTTTAGCGGAAGGTAAAATGTTTTACCGTTCTTGTACAATAGAGGGTTTATACActgaccggcacgaaaaacgggcacccacaaaatggatcatttttgatgtctacaatttcctaaacatgttgcccgatttaagagatttttttaatatgttatagccctattctttaacaatatctttgtaataatattgttgctaaacaggtaaattttcattgtataccgggtgtaccaatcaaactgtgtttgtTTCTCAatgttgaaattaaaacccaactatagcctcaggttttcttaacattgtgttttttgattcattcgcttatgttggataataaaaaagttaggtactttaacaactagccatgttcttcatcaatacagggtgtttctaaataagtgagacaaactttaaggagtaattctgcataaaaaatattgaacgcttgctttataaacatatgcccgcaaatgcttcgtttccgagatacgggatgttcaattttttcttacaaactgatgatttatttattgctctaaagccggttgagatatgcaaattaaatttggtaggttttaaatagttattaaggtaaactttttctcatgatcaactttcagtgcgtcacagtttttcgatttctctctaacgcattaaattgtatgtgacagaaaaaaaggcacgtctgtgaatactttggtaattattctagttcggtgattattctagttctcgatagatggcgccataatcaaaaaagaattatttattaaataaaataataatattatcaatataatctgtacaatttataagactatacaaatgaaagaaaataccattttataaatgcaatagacacaattgatttggttttattccaaattgaaaataaaatttgacaactgtcagttttaactaaaatgtcacgttagaataaatgtcataaatgtgtattatcacggacttacctttttttctattataatttgtgacgcactgaaaaatgttcatgaaaaggagaataccaagggtattataaggataataacgcttgaggtcaatggtgtttagaccgagggccttcggcccgaggtatatacgttgaccgaaagcgttattattataatacccgtggtgccttcaacgtttaatgtccgactaaattattctttatatacaaaaaatttgaatgaattttgaattaattagtttttaaataagtacatttaccagaaatagtcgtaacgtaattgtggtactgcaagcgccagttaacttggcgagaCGCATTGCACAGTGGCTTATGGGATGATCATCAGTCTCAGTGTCGTTGTGCGTATTCGCtgtcgccaagttaactggcgcttgcagtaaccatagttttacttagagttttatttgtcaacttgacagtatttaactcgttatttaaatttaataccccctagggcgttatttttcaataacacgcccttgggcgttatatcgcacttaatagacttcgaaataatagcattatttgtcaaataatagaccagtctGACATTAAGAGCAaatagtagcgatcaacaggtatggttcttttcatgagcatttttcagtgtgtcgcagtttttcgatttctctctaacggattaaattgtatgtgacagaaaaaaacgcacgtctcTGATTACATTTCGttggtgacatttataacatttaatctagttgtcaatagatggcgctaataatataatattaaataatattatattattctatataaaaaaaatttaatctgtacaatttataagactatacaaatcaaagaaaataccattttataaatgcaataaacaaaattgatttgtttttataccaaattgcaaataaaatgtgacaactgtcagatttaactaaaatgtcatgttagaataaatgtcataaatgtgtattcatcacggactaacctttttttctatcatttgtgacgcactgaaaaatgctcgtGAAAAGAACcatagcaacaaacgcgttccaagattgcggctctaattttgaatattttgtcgagatatttggcacacatattcgtaatataataaagaatggcggtacagggcccaatttcagaaatagtTAGTACATATTTGGAAATTACtctaactaaataaaatattgaaaagaggagcctgtaccgccattaagacagacaaaaaatatagtttcttcaaataaacttttttatcccttgcctagattttgtgtcacattggaactactaaaaatcgattttttataacaagaaatcgaacgtcactgatttggcaacatttcgcgcctatgtgtataaaaattaatgtttttgatagtataaacgtcactgtcagtgtcgaataaCCGAcacactgttgcctcacttttgaaagttagcagaactttcgcaatcttggaccacGTTTGTttctacctgttgatcgctactgtgtgctcttaaggtagttattgcacatttattgcaccattggcgtgcatacgggtcatattacccattttttcatgcagaattaccccttaaagtttgtcgcacttatttagaaacatcatgtattgatgaagaacatggctagttgttaaagtacccaatttttttattatccaacataagcgaatgaatcaaaaaacagaacgttaagaaaacttgaggctatagttgggttttaatttcagtattttataaatgctagaacattccacagggtgtggtgaactttgagaaacacagtttgattggtacacccggcattcaatgattatttcattcatataagtagattgtttttgtttaattgcaaccagtttcctagttttgacaactgtcacatttaagaaaatatccataatatacttttagttctgcatctaatgtcaaattgtcacgaggagaacacaaataGACACATTTAAGCGCTTgatttacttcggtaagattattccatgaataaaactgtatttataaataaattaactaatattttattaatatctaaatatttgctaaactgtgtttttcacaagttgaaaaatgtgtgtcacattaattgggaacATGATTGGGAACAATGTCACTGACTGTTTTTATACAAAgaattgaattttatatgtaagtattaaaaaataatcttacgaatatcacacgaagtaagaataaataagaaaataatgcttcgttttttctcaaatttgttgtcattgggcaatagctactcgagccctgcgggctctcgtgtctattgccagacaacaaattttcgaaaaactcgcattattgtcaatttattctcactctcttgtgatattatcaTTATTTGACATATTAAGCCTAGACTCGGCATagtcaccaaaaaagcgtaacgcggaaacagcatggaaacagtcgatcggtggtctatctttATCTTTTAACCAAGCGAGCCCGCGCAATggactgacaaagatggctagaccactcaatcctatgtcgacgttacaccccgatgcattgggGTGTAACGCCCCTATCCAAGTCCAAGTCTATCCTCTTTACATGTCTCTGGATATTATACGCTGTGAGTTCGTATGTAGAGggtatatttaaaatttcgtgagcgccagtagtgacaaatcagtgaacgtttggtggaaatttGACATACATAATTTGACATAATTAATTTGACAttaatgtcaaagtgattaatttaaaacattaaaattaaaaacattaataggaaaaaatattagttggtcaaagctgtggtgtatatttttaccttaaatatacttacgttttaaatactgaatttaagtttttttaatatttcgtaataatatgtaattataaattaatctaagcgccatctacacgataattgtgaaagtatccgaagtaagaaattaatatttcaataaTAGAAGGTGTAAAGATTAGTTAGGTAATTATCTCAGGTTTTAGGGTTGATTATAAGAAAATCACGATAATCGAACAAAAGTGTATTTTCGTCGATACGTTACAAAATCTGAATGCTAACTAACCATAACTAACTAAAAACAGACGCTAAAATATTGTCTCTCTCCCCGCCCCCGCGGCATCTGAAGATACCAACTACGGTCAGTGGAGACCACCACAAACCCCCTATTCAGGTCAATTCTCAGAACACAGAACCGTTGCAAAAGCCTGGGTGGTGTGAGGATCATATCTACAGTCACCCTCCAGGGGCGTATCGTAAGGAATTAGTTTGTTAcaaacgttaaaatgattagcaaaatctttaaaaaatcaattacaatttaattactttttgcgttgtaaatattaagcgatgacaattaaataataaatttaaaaattatcggcgaaagttgcattactaattcagtcgtgtgatggatgaccCAAGTTAactttaacgtttgagttaaagttaagataactctcaggaataacgATGCCCATAACTATTTAGGTAAAATTCGGTGTGATGTATCGGTCAGagttatgagatagttatttGATCAACGTTATTTTAGAAATGAGGGTTGAGGAAAAAATGTTGAAGTAACAAAGAGTGTATGTAGAAttatgtagaaatagtacaagttggagtgagcgcgagagatAGTTCGGAACATAGTAGATGACCGTGAAAGTAAATCCCCATCGTTGGCCACCGTCAATGACCGAACTaccgaacagcaaacagctgttCGGGTTCGGTGTTGTTTCAAACCTTTCAAACAgtagatagaaacagggttgccagattggtgtattttcccacaattttggggtCATTTGAAAGCGTGGAAATTTTTgtaagcagaaattgtagtgggattttttgggggcggaaaaCTATGGTgtattttaaggggtcatggtaaattaaatttgcgaatataCATAGAACTGCGTATATTATACCGGTGATTATACTCCCATAAAATAAAGACCATAGGAACTAttaattatttccagggccctcgttgataagtagtataattttggtgtactgttctcttcatttgactactaatttattaaaatgcagcaaaaatttaaatgtggggtatttgagcttcaatttgagggaatttcagtttctaagtgggggatctataaaatatcatctggcaactctggatagaaagctcagtagatacttaaaataaaatttcaacttgtatctctcgatttgatttttgtatcatttttaaaattgtattacccttctattcttatttattaaattattagcttctaaattcacttgatttctgtctaaaaacaagtcaaaagatgaatctaaccttacatatccttacataactacaaagttatctcataacttgaggtttaacgtcgcgttataaagtgacagttgatataccagataactcaagaactggcaagaaataacgcaagtagttaagttaagtatgatacatcacaccaattcgagggTTATAgcataactacaggataactttacgttaacgataacttcggtcatccatcacaccgCTGATTACCGTCTTATCCAGTAAGAAATTCGATTACATTCAGAAATACACAAGCTAGAACTAACCTTATGTTGAATTCTCCTCTATTCGTCAGTGCAGCTATAATGCCTCAAGTATTTACTGCGATATATTTTACTGCAGTTTAAAGCAACTTATTTCTATGGCCAAGATCTACCTACgcgattaatattttatttctttacgttcaaatttagttttgtaaaatttttgatGTGTTATTGGTACCTATGAATTActaatatttcatttaattttttttgtgtaatattttgtcctgtaaatggattctgttggacaataaacgctattattattattattattattagtaatTCGCTAGtcgcgacaccagcgaagctcagagcgtatacccgataatttttgataatatcccgtcgtcaagtatattacgtcagatgcccttcgttgctatgaaaaaatacattcagtgacattaatgacaataattaatgctttaaaagttataaaagttatgactttcaaccgtcaaatatttatacgCTGTTAGcttgtacgtagaggggatatttaaaattttgtgagcgccagtagtgacaagtcaggGAACTTttcctggaaatttgacataaatgtcaaagtgattaatttaaaattgaaattaaaaacattaattagaaaaaatattagttggtcaaagctgtggtatatatttttaccttaaatatacttacgttttaaatactgaatttaagtttttttaatattccgtaatatcgcctagtgagaacaatagtggcgaAACACGAAAATCGACGTTTTTGAGTTAAGTCCATCAATCGGCATCTAAATATGCCCTCTTTTATGTGCAATATCGgctaacaattatttaatttccttattactagagggcgcctacaagtctttatggtattgtgaatttgtcaaatattttgatgCATTAACGACGAAAGCACACCAAACTTTATATCAGCGAATCTGTAATTACGCCGTGCTTGCATGTATttgaaatattagatattttattaaagatagtagtacaatgtgcaatagtggcgaatgagcacttttgtctgtgtggtcgtttttgcttttgtgtttttttttataaaactttttacagAGAAACTCAGTTTCAATCGTTCTTAGGTACTTAGAAATAGCAAATCAAGAAAGCGTCTATCCACTTTGGATCAGTATTATTTAATTCCACACTACCAATATTCATTTCTAAAAAGAAgtcttacaaaataaatcaattccttCTACCCACAATCACTTCTTTAGTAGTTTGAAATACGAAGTGagtgaaatgatgaatttaattttactattcatagttcttttgcttattttttatcttttatcatgtttatcattttcataattattactaagatcttattttgttatttttctattgtactttAGTTTCATTTTTGCGAATAACTGGtgtgtacaataaaatattttatttgatgcttttaatttatttttaaaagtaaattttttaattatttaaacagaaAACAAACTGTTGTAGTATAGTAGTAGTAAAGTATAGTGGCGAAACATCAAATTAAACATTCTCGATAATGCAATAATGGCGTAACGCagaaaaaaaaccaaaaataaatacaatatccgTCTTTTCTTCCAATAAAATTACTTCTACTAATTGGTTTACATATCTAGAAAgcatattattagaaaaattctgcaaaatgattacctattagtcagttatactgtttagcagtttcatcaaaccttcaaatacgattatctctaaatgttcattttgaagtttcgtcactattgttctcaccaggcgatatgtaattataaattaatctattaatcttagcgccttTTACACGATagttgtgaaagtatccgaagtaagaaattaatatttcatcaatagaaagtcaaaatgattagcaaaatcttaaaaaaatcgattacaatttaattacttttttgcgttgtaaatattaagcgataacaattaaataataaatttaaaaattaccggcgAAAGTTGTATTAGTAATCCTCTAGtggcgacaccagcgaagctcagagcgtataacaactgtgtgtttaattgtattaatttgtacttacataaataaattacaatcaaattttggttttaaacagttttattcatgaaataatcgcagcaaattgcactcgatctctaaaattattatcgaattgttgccctcgtgacactgacataatttcactacccttcgggtcgtgaaactA from Diabrotica virgifera virgifera chromosome 3, PGI_DIABVI_V3a harbors:
- the LOC114328261 gene encoding mediator of RNA polymerase II transcription subunit 26, which produces MQNNVTELTHRLLRSLDSNYNVIDMPAVIEIISLLEKVAITKELLETTRLGKYINELRKKTTNEALSKRAKELVKKWRNAVLPESNGQLKQSPPLQQPVILSSALPVSQEDVNLNQIKAKKRPAKEALDNINSKRIKLNGGISELDFSDNSNSSFKDVIATVKTEPKRDVIIINSDSNSSMPEKHDPPLDQQLPKKRGRKKGSKNHRSLLDEAESSFTSKLAVSRGNSKVKTTQELVASLQSRNSSSVLNSLVKPKEDLTEKAAKLTERVSIIDQQLNTNANRNKSSQRNKFKFEKNERVIESGSVINDKSLLIKKEEEDAVVVDAEEEEDEDEDPHEAKEESQTKVKEESQETENLNFVSALSVEDALAQLPPIDKSVLLEDDEVQCTCILKENKSDFSVEEEAEIDLEHKFEFVEDHNCQAKYKLRETYHLDHVTDEMVERLHNTLIPNVNGNSSMGPPAPEPVMQENGLYVNVVPNVNIESIPKNVKNFAGENFSRYSFSETPEVKQVPEERTGGDVYTSDNKCFREWHEVTDTTSYQGEIFKILPYVIID